A window of Vicinamibacterales bacterium genomic DNA:
TCGAAATCTCGTATTGTTGAAAACCCGCCTGGTCAAGACGCACAAGTGCCGATAGATACATTTCCGCCGCCACATCATCTGGCGCTTGGGTCGAAGCGGCCCGTATCATTTCGTCGCGTAGCGGCGAATTTGGGTACACCTCAAGCAGATATAGCGAAGCATGGTCCGGCCCAACTGCAATCAATTCTTCCACCGACTCAAGCCACTCAAGGACCTTCTGACCTGGAAGCCACATCATGAGGTCGAGACTAACGTCCTTGAACCCAACCGCACGAGCGAAAGTAAATGCCCGTCGGGCCGCGACGCTGCTGTGCAAGCGACCGAGCATGACGAGTTCCGTGTCACGAAAGGACTGAACGCCAAGGCTGAGGCGCGTGACGCCTGCAGCCCGATAACCAGCCAAGCGCTCCTTGGTCGCCGACTCAGGATTCGATTCCATCGTAATTTCAGCTTTTCCTGAGACGCAAAATGACGATCGGCATACATCAATAATCCGAGTGACTTCCTCAGGCTCAAGTAGTGATGGCGTACCCCCGCCGAAGTAAATTGTATCCACCGACAGTGGCGCCGACGCCCGCCTGATTTCCTCCACCACGGCTGCCACGTAGCGGCGGGCGGGCGCGGCGTCAAACAGGCCGCGTGTAAAGTTGCAGTAACTGCAAATCGCTTCGCAGAACGGAACGTGAATGTAGAGGCCGACGCGAGAATTGGCGCAGTGTCTCGCAAGAGATGCAGCTATCTTGAGCGGGGCAGTCACGACGTACCTGCCTTTCCTCCCGGCCAACGAACGTCCGTCTTGCCCTCACGAAACCTCGCCTTAAGTTGACCGGAAGCCCGCCGTCCAGTCCCTCGGGGTCGACTTGGCGGATTCTTGTACATGTTGAGAAGGTCCGCGGCCGTCGCAGGGCCCTTCGAAGCGTCATAGAAACGGTAGTCGGCACCTCTAAACTCAAGAAACTCGCACATTTCGTGCAGACGGGAGTGCATCCGGAAACCTACCTGGTCAATCAGAGAATCTCCTAGGTTTTCAGGGTACTCCTCATAATTGGAGGTAAAGATAGTGGGTCGGCGCTCGTTATACCTCGTATTGACAATCAGGTTCAGCGTTTCGTCAACCCATTCAGAGGTCTTTTCAGCGCCAAGATCGTCCAGCACGAGAAGCTCGGATTCAATAACTGGCCGTAGTACATCCGATTCAGTCGCGCGAACCACCGGGTTATAGGTACTCCGGATGAGACGGAGCAATTCCCGTGTGTCATAGAAGAGTCCCCGCGCACCACTCCGCTGGATAACCGCTCGAAGAACAGCGACGGCTAGATGGGTCTTGCCAATGCCCGGCGGTCCGACAAAAAACAATCCCTGCTCAACCACTGGAAAGGCGTCGGTAAACGCCTGTGCCCGCACTACAGCCTTCTGCAACTTTTCGTTTGGGTAGACAACAAACCCGTCGAGGCTACATTTCCGATACCTCGGTGGAATTCGTGCGTCGTCAAGCAACTTACCGGAAAGTGCTTCTCGCCAGCAGTCGCATCGAACGACCTGCTGAACGCCCTCCGCCTCGACGGGTTTCCATCCGGTATCACCACAGTGTAGACAAGCCATATATTTCTAACACTCTTCGCCGGTAGGTAATAAGGCGCGCCACATTGTAGCGCGAACGGCGTGGGGGGCAATACGGAGATACCTGAGAACCGAGGAACCAGTTCAGGAACGTGATCGACTTGAGTTCTGTTCGCCACGGGCTGATGGGTCAGCAGGCCTCACTGAGGATGCACGGACAAGGTCAGTCGGCGAAGCTTTGACCAAAGCCGTTCCAAGGCGCTGTTCCCAATCACCAAGACCTCTCTCGAGTTCCTGTTTCACATACGCGACGAATTCGTTAACCTCCAGCTGCATCTTTTCAATTTTTTCTCGCATGTTCAGAATAATTTCAACACCCGCCATGTTGACACCCAGGTCACGGGTCAATGCGAGTATTGTTTCCAGCTGCTCGAGGTCTTCTTCACCATACAGCCTTGTGTTTCCATCAGTACGAGACGGCTTGAGGAGACCCTCGCGCTCATACAGACGAAGGGTTTGCGGATGAATATTATATTTCTGCGCGACGGCGCTGATCATGTAGTGTGCTTCACTTGCTTGTGTCTTTGGCATGTCTACTCGCTCACACCGGGCGCGTCATGCACCAGGGTCTAAAAATCCTCACGCACATTGCCCTCGTTGAGTTCGGCGAATTCGCGTAACAATGCCTTCGATCGCTCATCTACAACTCGTGGCAATACCAACTGGACCTCCACTACAAGATCGCCAGCATGGTCACGATCCCGAAAATCCGGCACACCCCGACCACGCAGGCGGAAGCGCTGCCCCGACTGAGTACCAGGCGGAATTCTGATATTTCCACGGCCATCCAAGGTAGGCACCTCAATCTTCGCTCCCAGTGCGGCCTCATAAACCGCGACGGGTAACACGAGATGTAGGTCCTTTCCCTCGCGGGTAAACAGTGGGTGCGGCTCGACTTCAACCGTGAGATACAGGTCTCCGGATCTTCCACCGCGACGACCCACGTGCCCGCGCTTCGGCACTCTGACCCGTCCACCGTCGTCGACACCGGCTGGAATACGTACACGGACGGATTCCGAACCCTGGACCGCGCCGCTACCCTCGCACCGCAGACAAGCACGATGCTCTTGACGGCCAGAGCCTCCACAATGCACACAAGTCCGCGAAAAAACCATGTGCCCACGAACCCACCGCACCCTACCCGTACCACGACATGCAGCGCAGCGACCTTCGACCATTCGTAGCACGCCAGAGCCCCGACAGTCATCGCATCGATTAAGTCGGGCCACCGTCACCGCGCGTTCAGTCCCGCGCATCGACTCGTTGAAGCTAATTCGAATGGACAGGTGTAAATCGGTCCCATCGGCCGCTACCCCATCTGCCCGGTCGTCGGTCCGCAAAACATCGGCAAAAAGATCACCGAATGTTGAAGCCGACTCACCCTCCGCAGAACCTGAGAAGTCAAATCCTTGAAACTCAAACGACGATTCGGGCAGGGTGTCGGTCAAGCTGCCGCGGCTGTCATAGCGCCGTCGTTGTTCGGGATCGCTGAGAACTTGATAGGCCTCGGTAACACGGCTAAAGACACTCGCTGAATTACGGTCACCTGGGTTGATACCGGGATGGTACTTGCGGGCGAGTCGGCGATAAGCACGCCTAACGTCGCTCAGTGTTGCGCTCCGCTCAAGACCGAGGATGATGTAGAGGTCCATCAGTCAAGGCTCCCCTTTAGGCCTTAAAACCTTATTTCTTTTCGTCCTCAACGACTTCGGCGTCAATCACATCTCCGTCGGAAGACGCATCCGCATTCGACGACGTGTCCGCCGTGGCCTCGGCATCAGGCGCCGGGGTCTCAGCCTCCTGACCTGCCTTATACAGCGTCTCAGCCGCTTTGTGCTGCGCCGTGTTCAATTTTTCCATTGCCTGCACAACTGCTTCAGTCTCACCACCCTCGAGCGCTTGTTTCACATCAGCGATCGCGGCTTCAACGGCGGACTTTTCAGTTTCCGAAAGTTTGTCACCACTGTCCTGCAGCATCCGCTCAGCCCCGTAAACGGCCTGGTCAGCCTTGTTGCGGGTCTCGATTTCTTCATGCTGCTTCTTATCGTCCTCAGCGTGCAGTTCAGCCTCTTTCATCATCTGATCGACTTCTTCCTGCTTGAGACCGCCAGACGACGTAATCGTAATCTTTTGTTCCTTTCCTGTGCCTCGATCTTTTGCCGAAACGTTGACTATACCGTTCGCATCAATATCGAAAGCAACTTCAATCTGGGGTATGCCACGCGGTGCTGGTGGTAGACCCACGAGATGAAACTTGCCCAGGGTTCTATTATCGCGGGCCAAAGGCCGTTCTCCCTGCAGCACGTGCACCTCAACACTGGTTTGATTGTCAGCAGCCGTGGAGAACACCTCACTCTTATGAGTAGGGATAGTAGTGTTCCGTGAAATCAACGATGTAGAAACCCCGCCTAGCGTCTCTATGCCCAAAGAGAGCGGCGTCACATCAAGCAGCAGGAGATCTTTTACTTCACCCGCTAACACACCGGCTTGGATAGCTGCGCCGACGGCCACTACTTCGTCCGGGTTGACACCTCGATGCGGCTCCTTGCCGAACAGCTCCTTAACGATCTCCTGAACCCTCGGCACGCGGGTCGACCCTCCAACCAGCACCACTTCGTCAATTTTCGACGCCTCCAGACCGGCATCAGCAAGTGCCTGTTTGACAGGACCAACAACCTTTTGAAGCAACTCCTCAACCAATTGTTCAAATTTCGCACGCGTTAACTTCATCGCTAAATGCTTTGGTCCAGACTGATCGGCCGTTATGAACGGCAAATTGATGTCGGTCTCCTTGACAGTCGAAAGTTCCGTCTTAGCCTTTTCTGCAGCCTCCTTGAGACGTTGGAGTGCCATACGATCCTTGCTTAGATCAATCCCTGTTTCTTTCCTGAATTCGGCAACGATCCAGTCGATAACGCGTTGATCGAGATTGTCTCCACCTAGGTGAGTGTCACCGTTCGTAGCTTTGACCTCTACAACCCCCTCGCCTACCTCCAGAATCGAAATGTCGAAGGTGCCGCCGCCAAAATCGAACACCGCGATCGTCTCGTCAGCCTTCTTGTCCAACCCGTAGGCCAAGGCAGCGGCTGTCGGCTCATTGACAATCCGCATCACCTCAAGACCAGCGATCTGGCCAGCATCTTTAGTGGCTTGCCGCTGGGCGTCATTGAAGTAGGCGGGTACCGTGATGACAGCCTGCGTGACCTCCTGGCCAAGATAGGCCTCGGCAGCTTGTCGCAGTTTTTGGAGAACCATCGCTGAAATTTGCGGCGGGGTATACGGCTCGTCTCGACCACTGATTTTGATACGCACGTCGCCGTTGGATCCAGCAACAACCGAGTAAGGGACCATCGTCATCTCCTCGGTCACCTCGTCCGCTTTGCGCCCCATAAATCTCTTGATTGAAAAAACCGTGTTTTCTGGATTCGTCACGGCTTGGCGTTTCGCAACCTGTCCACTCAATCGCTCCTCGGCCGACGTGAAACCAACAACCGAGGGCGTCAGACGGTTCCCTTCGGGATTTGTGATAACCACAGGTTCGCCGCCCTCAATCACGGCGACAACCGAGTTTGTCGTGCCAAGGTCAATACCAATAATTTTGCTCATATCCGACACCCTTACCCAGCACCGCCACCGACAGGTCTACTGTTCTAAACGGTCGAAGGCTAAATTAGTCAATTTATATTAACGTTAGTATAAAATATGAGTATGTCATTGTCAACTACTTTCAGAGCAAAATCACCTTAATCTCCTTAATTACATGCAAATCAATCACTTGTACCTCACGTGCTATAATTTGGCTTTAGAGCGCTGAGAAAAATTTCAGCCTTGGCAAGGTGTTTCTCTCATAAGGGTAACTGGTTGCCTCGTTATCTCATTCGTATCACTCGCAGGGCTAGCATAATCGCGATATTTGTCGGCATAGCGATTCTGGGGACTGTTAGCGGTGTCCTGTTCGCATTCGCTGGTGACCTTCCACAGATCACTGCACTTGACGATTACGCCCCGAGTGTCATCACGCGCGTCTACGCAGCCAATGGAGAAGTGGTAACCGAATTTGCAACTCAGAGAAGGATTGTTATTGCCTATGAGGATATGGCTCCACGCCTCCGAGAGGCGATCGTGGCGGCAGAGGACGGTGGTTTCAACAGCCATTTCGGAATTAGCATTCCCCGCCTCGCCATCACGATTGTACGGGACATCATGAACCAGCGTCTTTATGGTGCGAGTACGATAACGCAGCAGCTAGCGCGCAATCTATTCCTAACCCTTGATAAGACCTGGGAGAGGAAAATTAAGGAACTCCTGCTCACCTTTCAGATCGAGAAGAGGTACACCAAGCGGGAAATTCTTACGATGTATTGCAACCAGGTTCTCTTCGGCCATGGCGCTTTCGGCGTTGAAGCCGCATCTAGGATGTACTTCGACAAATCAGCCGATGAACTCGACCTCGCCGAAGCCTCACTCCTCGCTGGCATCATTCAATTACCGGCACGACAGAGTCCTTTCGTTAACCTCGAACTGGCAAGCACGAGACGTAACTACGTTTTAGGAAGGATGGAGGATGACGGATACATAACAGCTGAGGAGGCTGCCATCGTAAGAAACACACCGATCGAGGTCACCGACCGACGAGGCGAGGCATCAATTGCACCATACTTCGTCGAGGAAGTCAGGCAGCATCTCGAGAGTAATTACGGTGCTAAACAACTGTATGAGGGCGGTCTTTCAGTGCACACGACTCTAGACATCGGCCTTCAGCACGCCGCCAACGAAGCGGTACGTGCGGGCCTCCACCGTCTTGATAAGCGGCGTGGCTTCCGCGGACCGATAGAGAACGTACTCGAAACCACCACTACATCGATCGAAGTCTATGAGCACCCTCAGTGGCGCCGCCCAACGACTCCTGGCGACCATGTGCCGGCCGTCGTCACCAGCGTTTCGGAAAACCAAATTGATTTTCGCCTCGGACGCTACAGCGGCACAATCGAACAAGATGGTTTTCGTTGGACTCGGAAATCAGCACCACAGTTCCTCAAGATCGGCGATCTCGTGCTCGTCGAAGTTTTATCAGTCAACAACGAGGCCCTGACGCTCTCTGCCTCTCTCGACCAGGAACCGGTTGCAGAAGCTGCACTGATTGCCATTGAGAACCGCACGGGTCGTATCCTGGCCATGGTCGGCGGCTATAACTTCGAGCGAAGCAAGTTCAATCGAGCCGTGCAGGCTCAACGCCAACTCGGGTCACTGTTCAAGCCACTCCTTTACGCGACAGCCATCGATCGAGGCTACACGCCGACATCAATTATCGTTGACGAACCTATTAGCTTTCCGGCCGGGCCGGACCAGCCTGAGTACGAGCCTCGCAACTATGACCTCGAGTTCGAAGGACCAGTAACACTCCGACATGCACTTGAAGATTCTCGAAACATTCCAGCGGTGCAAATGATGGCCGAATTGGGCCCTGAACAAGTCGTTGAGTATGCCAAACGTATGGGCTTCGCTTCCGATCTTCCACCGTTTCTCTCGGTCGCACTCGGTGCAGCTGAGAGTACACTTTTGGAAATTACGACCGCCTATGCAATCTTCCCCAATCAAGGTGTTCGGCTCGAACCGTTTCAAGTGTTAAGGGTAATGGATCGGGATGGTAACACCATTGAAGACAATCGGCCTAGCGCGTACGAGGCACTTCCCGCAGACACGTCATTCATCATGACAAGTCTGTTACGTGGCGTCGTGGAACGGGGAACGGGTCAGCAGGCAAAGGTGCTCGATTGGCCACTTGCTGGGAAAACTGGAACAGTGGACGAATACACTGACGCGTGGTTTGTAGGATATGACCCGGATGTGACTGTTGGCGTGTGGGTCGGCCACGATCAGAAGATGACTTTAGGGCCACAAGAAGAGGGTGCTCGCGCAGCACTGCCAATCTGGATCGACTTTATGCGAGCTTACATTGGTGACAGAACAGATCGACCGGAATTCCTTCAACCCGTAAACATCGTTCACTTGTCTGTTAATCGTCTGACCGGTGACATCACGGAACCTTCTGCGCCGGACGCCATCCGTGAAACGTTTATCGCGGGCACCGAGCCTAACATCACCTTCTAGCCCCGACCAACCTTGGGTCACGTCTACTCGTCGTCTGCCGGCTTCCCTAACGTTCCAGAGGCCTTCTGCATCAAATAGGCCTTGATAAAACCGTCGAGTTGCCCATCTAGCACACTGTCTACGTCGCCCACCTCCATCTTAGTCCTGTGGTCCTTGATCAACCGGTACGGATGTAGCACGTAGCTCCGGATCTGGTTGCCAAATGCAATCTCTTTTTTCTCGCCACCGATTTGTTCCAGTTTAGCTTGCTGTTCTCTTAACTTCATATCGTAAAGTCGCGCGCGCAATACCTTCATGGCCGAGTCACGGTTGCGATGCTGCGACCGTTCGTTCTGACACGAAACAACAATACCAGTTGGAATGTGGGTGATTCGTACAGCGGAATCAGTCACGTTCACGTGCTGACCACCGGCGCCACTTGAACGATAGGTGTCAATACGAAGGTCCTTGTCTTCGATCTCGACCTCAACGTCATCGGGTAATTCAGGCCAGACAAAAACAGAGGCGAACGAAGTATGTCGACGGCCTGCCTGGTCGTACGGAGAGATCCGCACAAGTCGATGCACACCGGCTTCGGCCAGTAGCAGGCCATAGGCATAATCACCGTTTACCGTCAATGTAACGCTTTTGATCCCAGCTTCGTCGCCCGGTTGGAGGTCGATTACTTCGCGGCTGAATCCACGCTGCTCAGTCCAACGCAGATAGAGTCGGAGCAGCATCTCAGCCCAATCCTGGGATTCAGTACCGCCAGCACCTGGATGAATTGTAAGAATGGCACTCTTACGATCGTGCTCGCCACCTAGCATCCGCTTTATTTCAGCGGCCTCAACCTCAACGTTCAACTCATCGAGAGCTCGGTTTAGGTCATCATCAACAGGCTCACCTTGCTCGGCCCAGTCAATTAGTACCGAGAGATCCTCGCTACGCTGCTGTAGTGAGTCGACGAGCACCCGATCATCCTTGAGCCTCCGCTGGCGCTGAAGCACACGCTGGGCCGCCATCTGGTCCTTCCAAAAGTCTGGCGCGGCCGCCTGGGATTCCAACTTGGCGAGTTCGCCCACTGAACTAGCAGCGTCAAAGATAACCCCGCAAATCCTTCGCCCGCTTAATTAAATCTTGATACCGAGAAAATTGTTCTTCACGCGTCGCAGACACACTTGCTCCCTCTGGGTCTTACCAGCTCGCCCGCACACCAAATACCAAAACACAAATCACTAGCATGAGACAAAGATAGACAAACAAATCACCCGTCCACCCGTATACCGTCTTGACATTAATCCATCGCACATCAGCTACGACTCTAGCATTTTCAAACAATTCGGTCTGTGCAAGCACACGGCCGTAGGGATCGACCACACCGCTTATACCGGTG
This region includes:
- the dnaJ gene encoding molecular chaperone DnaJ, with translation MDLYIILGLERSATLSDVRRAYRRLARKYHPGINPGDRNSASVFSRVTEAYQVLSDPEQRRRYDSRGSLTDTLPESSFEFQGFDFSGSAEGESASTFGDLFADVLRTDDRADGVAADGTDLHLSIRISFNESMRGTERAVTVARLNRCDDCRGSGVLRMVEGRCAACRGTGRVRWVRGHMVFSRTCVHCGGSGRQEHRACLRCEGSGAVQGSESVRVRIPAGVDDGGRVRVPKRGHVGRRGGRSGDLYLTVEVEPHPLFTREGKDLHLVLPVAVYEAALGAKIEVPTLDGRGNIRIPPGTQSGQRFRLRGRGVPDFRDRDHAGDLVVEVQLVLPRVVDERSKALLREFAELNEGNVREDF
- a CDS encoding ATP-binding protein, with translation MACLHCGDTGWKPVEAEGVQQVVRCDCWREALSGKLLDDARIPPRYRKCSLDGFVVYPNEKLQKAVVRAQAFTDAFPVVEQGLFFVGPPGIGKTHLAVAVLRAVIQRSGARGLFYDTRELLRLIRSTYNPVVRATESDVLRPVIESELLVLDDLGAEKTSEWVDETLNLIVNTRYNERRPTIFTSNYEEYPENLGDSLIDQVGFRMHSRLHEMCEFLEFRGADYRFYDASKGPATAADLLNMYKNPPSRPRGTGRRASGQLKARFREGKTDVRWPGGKAGTS
- the prfB gene encoding peptide chain release factor 2 (programmed frameshift): MSATREEQFSRYQDLIKRAKDLRGYLDAASSVGELAKLESQAAAPDFWKDQMAAQRVLQRQRRLKDDRVLVDSLQQRSEDLSVLIDWAEQGEPVDDDLNRALDELNVEVEAAEIKRMLGGEHDRKSAILTIHPGAGGTESQDWAEMLLRLYLRWTEQRGFSREVIDLQPGDEAGIKSVTLTVNGDYAYGLLLAEAGVHRLVRISPYDQAGRRHTSFASVFVWPELPDDVEVEIEDKDLRIDTYRSSGAGGQHVNVTDSAVRITHIPTGIVVSCQNERSQHRNRDSAMKVLRARLYDMKLREQQAKLEQIGGEKKEIAFGNQIRSYVLHPYRLIKDHRTKMEVGDVDSVLDGQLDGFIKAYLMQKASGTLGKPADDE
- the hemW gene encoding radical SAM family heme chaperone HemW translates to MTAPLKIAASLARHCANSRVGLYIHVPFCEAICSYCNFTRGLFDAAPARRYVAAVVEEIRRASAPLSVDTIYFGGGTPSLLEPEEVTRIIDVCRSSFCVSGKAEITMESNPESATKERLAGYRAAGVTRLSLGVQSFRDTELVMLGRLHSSVAARRAFTFARAVGFKDVSLDLMMWLPGQKVLEWLESVEELIAVGPDHASLYLLEVYPNSPLRDEMIRAASTQAPDDVAAEMYLSALVRLDQAGFQQYEISNVARPGHRSRHNLKYWMDGQWIGFGPGAHSTVGEERWSNTSETSVYLDRLEAGSDPSCAHQKRSPEQQLSEALFMGLRLTEGVDVAAVGDCYGVDVPTRYGAELQPFIDDGQLVEEGDQLRLSREGMLLANEVMAVFV
- the dnaK gene encoding molecular chaperone DnaK; the encoded protein is MSKIIGIDLGTTNSVVAVIEGGEPVVITNPEGNRLTPSVVGFTSAEERLSGQVAKRQAVTNPENTVFSIKRFMGRKADEVTEEMTMVPYSVVAGSNGDVRIKISGRDEPYTPPQISAMVLQKLRQAAEAYLGQEVTQAVITVPAYFNDAQRQATKDAGQIAGLEVMRIVNEPTAAALAYGLDKKADETIAVFDFGGGTFDISILEVGEGVVEVKATNGDTHLGGDNLDQRVIDWIVAEFRKETGIDLSKDRMALQRLKEAAEKAKTELSTVKETDINLPFITADQSGPKHLAMKLTRAKFEQLVEELLQKVVGPVKQALADAGLEASKIDEVVLVGGSTRVPRVQEIVKELFGKEPHRGVNPDEVVAVGAAIQAGVLAGEVKDLLLLDVTPLSLGIETLGGVSTSLISRNTTIPTHKSEVFSTAADNQTSVEVHVLQGERPLARDNRTLGKFHLVGLPPAPRGIPQIEVAFDIDANGIVNVSAKDRGTGKEQKITITSSGGLKQEEVDQMMKEAELHAEDDKKQHEEIETRNKADQAVYGAERMLQDSGDKLSETEKSAVEAAIADVKQALEGGETEAVVQAMEKLNTAQHKAAETLYKAGQEAETPAPDAEATADTSSNADASSDGDVIDAEVVEDEKK
- a CDS encoding helix-turn-helix transcriptional regulator; translation: MPKTQASEAHYMISAVAQKYNIHPQTLRLYEREGLLKPSRTDGNTRLYGEEDLEQLETILALTRDLGVNMAGVEIILNMREKIEKMQLEVNEFVAYVKQELERGLGDWEQRLGTALVKASPTDLVRASSVRPADPSARGEQNSSRSRS
- a CDS encoding PBP1A family penicillin-binding protein → MPRYLIRITRRASIIAIFVGIAILGTVSGVLFAFAGDLPQITALDDYAPSVITRVYAANGEVVTEFATQRRIVIAYEDMAPRLREAIVAAEDGGFNSHFGISIPRLAITIVRDIMNQRLYGASTITQQLARNLFLTLDKTWERKIKELLLTFQIEKRYTKREILTMYCNQVLFGHGAFGVEAASRMYFDKSADELDLAEASLLAGIIQLPARQSPFVNLELASTRRNYVLGRMEDDGYITAEEAAIVRNTPIEVTDRRGEASIAPYFVEEVRQHLESNYGAKQLYEGGLSVHTTLDIGLQHAANEAVRAGLHRLDKRRGFRGPIENVLETTTTSIEVYEHPQWRRPTTPGDHVPAVVTSVSENQIDFRLGRYSGTIEQDGFRWTRKSAPQFLKIGDLVLVEVLSVNNEALTLSASLDQEPVAEAALIAIENRTGRILAMVGGYNFERSKFNRAVQAQRQLGSLFKPLLYATAIDRGYTPTSIIVDEPISFPAGPDQPEYEPRNYDLEFEGPVTLRHALEDSRNIPAVQMMAELGPEQVVEYAKRMGFASDLPPFLSVALGAAESTLLEITTAYAIFPNQGVRLEPFQVLRVMDRDGNTIEDNRPSAYEALPADTSFIMTSLLRGVVERGTGQQAKVLDWPLAGKTGTVDEYTDAWFVGYDPDVTVGVWVGHDQKMTLGPQEEGARAALPIWIDFMRAYIGDRTDRPEFLQPVNIVHLSVNRLTGDITEPSAPDAIRETFIAGTEPNITF